One Nitrosopumilus piranensis genomic region harbors:
- a CDS encoding tetratricopeptide repeat protein → MEQEDHELLLPLVEEENICLPLPVNVVSKYWNVELPMAEAIETAKKYAGFNGSILIEGIESAERHGLMCKIVHSSLNELKKIIDSGIPPIVILPGIPEVTQHASIITGYNDEEKTILHYIQTGNQEGEMQEGAIPEDIFQQEWSEEGKLLIIIAPQDILSSIKLENDSFDKSNRLCFESERQNILKNYSEALNSLNQAIELNPNNSTALHLLGTIMNEQKSSECIKFYEKCLEINNRSYLTYNGLGNFYLKTNNFEKAENCYTKAIEINPKRSAKIYKNRAYIREKQNKNNDAKDDLKSYLKYFPKAPDRGIIEQAIREI, encoded by the coding sequence ATGGAACAAGAAGATCATGAGTTACTTTTACCTTTAGTTGAGGAAGAAAATATTTGTCTTCCATTACCTGTTAATGTTGTCTCAAAATATTGGAATGTTGAACTACCCATGGCTGAAGCTATTGAAACTGCAAAAAAATATGCAGGATTTAATGGAAGTATACTAATTGAAGGAATTGAATCTGCAGAAAGACATGGATTAATGTGTAAAATTGTTCATTCTTCTTTAAATGAACTAAAAAAAATTATTGATTCTGGAATTCCTCCAATAGTTATTCTTCCAGGAATACCTGAGGTTACTCAACACGCATCAATTATTACTGGTTACAATGATGAAGAAAAAACAATTTTGCATTATATTCAAACCGGAAATCAAGAAGGAGAAATGCAAGAGGGTGCTATTCCTGAAGATATTTTCCAACAAGAATGGTCTGAAGAAGGTAAATTATTGATAATAATTGCACCTCAAGATATTTTATCTTCTATAAAACTTGAAAATGATTCTTTTGATAAATCAAATCGATTATGTTTTGAATCTGAACGACAGAATATACTAAAAAATTATTCTGAAGCATTAAACTCACTAAATCAAGCAATTGAATTGAATCCAAATAATTCTACTGCACTTCATCTTTTGGGTACTATAATGAACGAACAAAAATCTTCTGAATGCATTAAATTTTATGAAAAATGCTTGGAAATCAATAACAGATCTTATTTGACCTATAATGGCCTTGGAAATTTTTATCTTAAAACAAATAATTTTGAAAAAGCAGAAAATTGTTACACAAAAGCAATTGAAATTAATCCAAAGCGTTCTGCTAAAATCTATAAAAATCGTGCATATATTAGAGAAAAACAAAATAAAAACAATGATGCAAAAGATGATCTCAAAAGTTATTTGAAATATTTTCCAAAAGCTCCTGATAGAGGAATTATAGAACAAGCAATTC
- a CDS encoding glutamine amidotransferase-related protein — protein MLLVVNNGSIYTKNLTNFLFQKNISFEIQTPNAFDLDSLSNYDSFILSGRRKNEKKINEINSKIVNYSIKNNSKLLGICYGAEILALTLGGTIKKSNSFQKGNETIKIFENDLIKDDSLLVFESHNFEISKLPQDLVSIGESINCKYEIIKHVNKPIFGTQFHPEMSNDGNNLIEKFCML, from the coding sequence TTGCTTCTAGTTGTTAATAATGGTTCTATTTACACAAAAAATCTAACAAACTTTCTTTTTCAGAAAAATATTTCATTTGAAATACAAACCCCAAATGCTTTTGATCTAGATTCATTATCTAATTATGATTCTTTTATTTTATCTGGAAGAAGAAAAAATGAAAAAAAGATTAATGAAATAAACTCTAAAATTGTAAATTATTCTATCAAAAATAATTCTAAATTACTTGGTATTTGCTATGGTGCAGAAATTTTGGCCCTGACCTTGGGTGGTACAATTAAAAAAAGTAATTCTTTTCAAAAAGGGAATGAAACTATAAAGATCTTTGAAAATGATCTAATCAAAGATGATTCATTATTAGTTTTTGAAAGCCATAATTTTGAGATCTCAAAATTACCTCAAGATTTAGTTTCTATTGGAGAATCAATTAATTGTAAGTATGAAATTATTAAACATGTAAACAAGCCTATTTTTGGAACTCAATTCCATCCTGAAATGAGTAACGATGGAAATAATTTAATTGAAAAATTTTGTATGCTCTGA
- a CDS encoding UPF0182 family protein, with product MYSASTDKQTPPPDAGKYIRLGIIAIIGIVIFAIVGNQAVILSMNFTEFGDQFTKPLYYTLVSTIILSAIALVRINISGRSSIFWYAINTAIGFLGKSGQQPISNVVPSFRDYKLNSSQFVIWQITKIFLFGAFFANIMFGFAAMSFIDGNYLGIENLPKLFSLPFVTPDTDPNYAAENVVPMIPALVILIPPILAAIGLRLVLYVGLHRIINVITSFLQDSNEGKPRYLNYVSTIEGIIGIGIIWAGFNLFFTDQIDYNTRYVIGGTLVIGFALIAFSIVDRIRARVLTHMFKRDVYIRILTIIAIAIIVAGVVSVNNSIADAKKIEFLGPYTAQQIGVNRYLGELNNVQENIHDVKLTSVSPNNIKNYVSQNSDILDVIRVWDWEAAFAKLKPEIGLIPYVDFEDNDILRFNNTLYWTASMKPILPTSVSLENRWYNEHLVYTHVPEGFLTLEATDGQIVDSGKFFKQREIYYGEGGLFEQTWSGYPNSRGSTSAELGGVSYSGLGGLDVSPPLSWIFEPNFLLSFPAESVHIMRYKDVHDRMEILYPYFLYDLFGKELDSLPVTDGENSYWLIPLIIGFDTRDVPWSVGNPYLRLVGYALVDSYNGDIQLLKTGDDFFTEMFASQYAEQFQPMPAWLEEQIRYPVELFNWKTEMYNIYHVTNVETFIQANEFYEIPRGLDTYYVQAKPPGFDKTEFLGLLSLELRGSQGRNLAGYMVVENDLTNLGNLQFYEVPLNSTTKLIGPTAVREALDRDPEFAQLKTLLRNPRIGDNILYRVGAHDVYFIPVYTAGAGGVVAQLGTIAAVGAAFNGEYFVGLGDTQEKAFEAYLKKVSGVAGTVTVADVDYIELDRDDRIEIIKSVFRENKITVAEPTSIQIPLSFNEGEIFFFTENDREETIEFLSQFIDDFVKPMSDRVFMWQEENNLNIGTIFVKDGISEIHYVSIEVGN from the coding sequence TTGTATAGCGCCTCTACTGATAAGCAGACACCTCCACCAGATGCTGGAAAGTATATCCGATTAGGCATCATTGCAATAATTGGTATAGTAATTTTTGCCATAGTAGGTAATCAAGCAGTTATTTTATCGATGAATTTCACCGAATTTGGCGATCAATTTACAAAACCTCTCTATTACACATTGGTATCTACCATAATTTTATCTGCAATAGCATTAGTTCGTATAAATATTTCAGGCAGATCTTCGATTTTTTGGTATGCCATTAATACTGCCATTGGATTTTTAGGCAAAAGTGGACAACAACCAATATCTAATGTAGTCCCAAGTTTTAGAGATTACAAATTAAACTCATCACAATTTGTAATATGGCAAATTACCAAAATCTTCCTTTTTGGTGCATTCTTTGCAAATATAATGTTTGGATTTGCTGCAATGTCCTTTATTGATGGAAATTATCTTGGAATAGAAAATCTACCAAAATTATTTTCATTACCGTTTGTTACTCCTGACACTGATCCAAACTATGCTGCAGAAAATGTTGTTCCTATGATACCTGCACTAGTAATTTTGATTCCTCCTATACTTGCAGCCATTGGATTGCGTTTAGTTTTGTATGTTGGACTCCATAGAATAATTAATGTAATTACTTCATTTCTTCAAGACTCTAATGAAGGAAAACCAAGATATCTAAATTATGTTTCAACTATTGAAGGAATAATCGGTATTGGAATTATTTGGGCAGGCTTTAATCTATTTTTCACTGATCAAATTGATTACAATACGAGATATGTTATTGGTGGAACGCTTGTAATTGGTTTTGCATTAATTGCATTTTCAATAGTTGATAGAATTAGGGCACGTGTTCTAACTCATATGTTTAAGCGAGATGTATACATTAGAATACTTACAATTATTGCAATTGCAATTATTGTTGCGGGAGTTGTTTCTGTAAATAATAGTATTGCAGATGCAAAGAAAATTGAATTTCTTGGACCTTACACTGCTCAACAAATTGGAGTTAATCGATATCTTGGAGAACTAAACAATGTTCAAGAAAACATTCATGATGTTAAGTTAACTTCTGTTTCTCCAAATAATATTAAAAATTATGTTTCACAAAACAGTGATATTCTTGATGTAATTCGAGTTTGGGACTGGGAGGCAGCTTTTGCCAAATTAAAGCCTGAAATTGGTCTTATTCCATATGTAGACTTTGAAGATAATGATATTCTTAGATTTAACAATACGTTGTATTGGACAGCTTCAATGAAACCTATCCTTCCAACATCTGTTAGCCTTGAAAATAGATGGTATAATGAGCATCTTGTATACACACATGTTCCAGAAGGATTCCTTACTTTGGAAGCTACTGATGGCCAAATTGTTGACAGTGGAAAATTTTTCAAACAAAGAGAAATTTATTATGGCGAAGGTGGATTATTTGAGCAAACGTGGTCTGGTTATCCAAATTCTAGAGGTTCTACTAGTGCAGAACTTGGTGGAGTATCCTATTCGGGACTAGGCGGATTGGATGTTTCACCTCCATTAAGTTGGATATTTGAGCCAAACTTTTTGCTTTCATTTCCAGCTGAATCTGTTCATATTATGAGATACAAAGATGTTCATGACCGAATGGAAATATTGTATCCTTATTTCCTCTATGATTTGTTTGGTAAAGAATTAGATTCACTTCCTGTAACTGATGGAGAAAATTCGTATTGGTTAATCCCATTAATTATTGGATTTGATACTAGAGATGTTCCATGGTCTGTTGGAAATCCATACTTGCGTTTGGTAGGCTATGCTTTAGTTGATTCTTACAATGGTGATATCCAATTACTAAAAACAGGAGATGATTTCTTTACAGAAATGTTTGCAAGTCAATATGCTGAACAATTCCAACCAATGCCAGCATGGTTAGAAGAACAAATTAGATATCCTGTTGAATTGTTTAATTGGAAAACTGAAATGTATAACATCTATCATGTAACCAATGTTGAAACTTTTATTCAAGCAAACGAATTTTATGAAATTCCTCGTGGTCTAGATACTTATTATGTTCAAGCAAAGCCCCCTGGATTTGATAAAACAGAATTCCTAGGATTACTGTCTCTAGAACTACGTGGCTCACAGGGTAGAAATCTTGCTGGATATATGGTAGTTGAGAATGATCTTACTAATTTAGGAAATTTGCAGTTCTATGAGGTTCCATTAAATTCTACAACTAAATTAATTGGTCCTACTGCGGTTAGAGAAGCGCTTGACAGAGATCCTGAATTTGCTCAATTAAAGACATTATTGAGAAATCCAAGAATTGGTGATAATATTTTGTATCGTGTAGGTGCCCATGATGTTTACTTTATTCCTGTTTATACTGCTGGTGCTGGTGGTGTAGTTGCACAATTAGGAACAATTGCAGCTGTTGGTGCTGCATTTAATGGTGAATATTTTGTTGGACTTGGTGATACTCAAGAAAAGGCATTTGAAGCATATTTGAAGAAGGTTTCAGGTGTTGCAGGAACTGTGACCGTTGCTGATGTTGATTATATTGAATTAGATAGAGATGATAGAATTGAAATCATCAAATCCGTATTTAGAGAAAATAAAATTACTGTTGCCGAACCAACATCTATACAAATTCCATTATCATTTAATGAAGGAGAGATATTCTTCTTTACTGAAAACGATCGTGAGGAAACTATAGAGTTCTTGTCACAATTCATTGATGACTTTGTAAAACCAATGAGTGATAGAGTATTCATGTGGCAAGAAGAAAATAATCTTAACATTGGAACAATATTTGTTAAAGATGGAATATCTGAAATCCATTATGTCTCAATTGAGGTAGGCAATTAA
- a CDS encoding DNA primase small subunit domain-containing protein, with the protein MNEIDIKFLENVFKKYYFEHFDLIRVPERTSEREFGYQKFNSGMTRHISVKDDKELHLLLMQNIPSDVYCSNAYYTFPNLPMNEKDWKEADLIFDIDAKDLNLSCRVNHTISICNVCNEISNNSEKCLKCNSTKLEKKSLPCKNCIDSSKTEVLKLTEILINDFSINKDDIHVYFSGNEGFHIYVYNSQLQQIGSRERSELVDYVMFNGAIPEKFGMKKFKPNRNSFPDFGGSGWRGRFSKYVFGSKSKRSKIISELISNGYSSFQKTLDDVSKNIGTKIDPNVTMDIHRIFRLPGSINSKSGLTKIYCKDLKKFDAYADSSFLSEDIVEVLANCPIEFKLKNKRFGPYNNEKVSVPTFTAVYMICKKLATIA; encoded by the coding sequence ATGAATGAAATTGACATAAAATTTTTAGAAAACGTGTTCAAAAAATATTATTTTGAACATTTTGATCTAATTCGAGTACCTGAACGAACATCAGAAAGAGAATTTGGTTATCAAAAATTTAATTCTGGAATGACACGTCATATTTCAGTTAAAGATGACAAAGAACTACATTTGTTACTAATGCAAAACATCCCATCTGATGTATACTGTTCAAATGCATATTATACATTTCCAAACTTACCCATGAATGAAAAAGATTGGAAAGAGGCTGATCTTATTTTTGATATTGATGCAAAGGATCTAAATTTATCCTGTAGAGTAAACCATACAATTTCAATTTGTAATGTATGTAATGAAATTTCAAACAATTCTGAAAAATGTTTAAAATGTAATTCTACAAAATTAGAAAAAAAATCTTTACCCTGCAAGAATTGTATAGATTCTTCAAAAACCGAAGTTTTGAAACTAACTGAAATTTTAATAAATGATTTTTCAATAAATAAGGATGACATTCATGTATATTTCTCTGGTAATGAAGGATTTCATATCTATGTATATAATTCACAACTTCAACAAATTGGCTCTAGAGAAAGATCTGAGCTTGTAGATTATGTCATGTTTAACGGTGCAATCCCTGAAAAGTTTGGAATGAAAAAATTTAAGCCTAATAGAAACTCTTTTCCAGATTTTGGTGGATCTGGATGGAGAGGCAGATTTTCCAAATATGTATTTGGTTCAAAATCAAAGAGATCAAAAATTATTTCAGAATTAATTTCAAATGGATATTCATCATTTCAAAAAACTTTAGATGATGTTTCTAAAAATATTGGTACAAAAATTGATCCTAATGTTACAATGGATATACACAGAATCTTTCGTTTACCTGGTTCCATTAATAGTAAAAGTGGTCTTACAAAAATATATTGCAAAGACTTGAAAAAATTTGATGCATATGCTGATTCATCCTTTCTTAGTGAAGATATTGTAGAAGTGCTAGCAAATTGTCCAATTGAGTTTAAATTAAAAAATAAAAGATTTGGACCATACAATAATGAAAAAGTAAGTGTACCAACGTTTACTGCCGTCTATATGATTTGCAAAAAACTAGCTACAATTGCTTGA
- a CDS encoding DNA primase, translating into MLALGQDEIAKYPFLADAGQYLKDKGFTLEQFGTDPDLKELIDKAYERIRVAADGKIYKSDLIEDQVSKEAALPREVFSFLLAIVLLKLSGMHTLIKRFSLAEARRAEKYLEKDLANISDESKKQLAIKIIDDLFSVQIEKLDDYFIIPVSDYLKHSINFHEREWKLINRHIENGQVFLTPHETVRLIRKELGTYINSKIVNAKAPTMIPGFEDSVNKLVMLSKKFSTFTVTTGEYPPCIKHAIDVLEKGENLPHSGRFMLATFLLSKGQSIQQIAPLFKNAPDYNERVTLYQLNHLSGTSGSGTQYSCPSCEKLKTQSLCFATSECDNIISPLQFGKKRK; encoded by the coding sequence ATGCTTGCATTAGGACAAGATGAAATTGCGAAATATCCCTTTTTAGCTGATGCTGGCCAATATCTTAAGGATAAGGGATTTACTCTGGAACAGTTTGGGACTGATCCAGATCTAAAAGAACTGATAGACAAGGCATATGAGAGAATTCGAGTTGCAGCAGATGGAAAAATCTACAAATCTGATCTTATTGAGGATCAAGTTTCAAAAGAGGCTGCACTTCCAAGAGAGGTTTTCTCGTTCCTCTTAGCCATAGTTTTGTTAAAACTCAGTGGCATGCATACTCTAATCAAGAGATTTTCACTTGCCGAAGCAAGAAGGGCTGAAAAATATCTTGAGAAAGATTTGGCAAATATTTCTGATGAATCAAAAAAGCAATTGGCAATTAAAATAATCGATGATTTATTTTCTGTTCAAATAGAAAAATTAGATGATTATTTTATAATTCCAGTATCAGACTATCTAAAACATTCAATAAATTTTCATGAAAGAGAATGGAAATTAATCAATAGACATATAGAAAATGGACAAGTATTTCTTACTCCTCATGAAACAGTTAGATTAATCAGAAAAGAGTTAGGTACATACATTAATTCAAAAATAGTAAATGCAAAAGCACCTACAATGATACCTGGTTTTGAAGATTCTGTAAACAAACTTGTTATGCTATCAAAAAAATTCTCAACTTTTACAGTAACCACTGGAGAATATCCACCTTGCATCAAACATGCAATTGATGTGCTTGAAAAAGGTGAAAATCTTCCTCATTCTGGCAGATTCATGTTAGCAACTTTCCTTCTTTCAAAAGGGCAATCGATTCAACAAATTGCACCATTGTTCAAAAATGCACCTGACTATAATGAGCGTGTTACTCTCTACCAACTTAATCATCTATCTGGAACTTCAGGTAGTGGAACCCAATATTCTTGTCCTTCATGTGAAAAATTAAAAACGCAAAGTCTTTGTTTTGCAACATCGGAGTGTGATAACATAATTTCTCCATTACAATTTGGAAAGAAGAGAAAATAA
- a CDS encoding deoxyribonuclease IV, translated as MQIGCHVSISGSIDKAIDNAIERECSAFQIFTRNPRGWNAKDLTKEDVTKFKSKLKESKIDRFATCAHMPYLPNLATPKDDGFKKSVKILIDEVNRCAQLGIPYLVTHLGSHLGTGEEAGIKRLVEGLTMAGKTNNDVMILLENTAGQKNSVGSDFKQLGEIFKKLKPKKKFGVCLDSCHAFVSGYDLRTEQAVKKTFVEFDKYVGIDNLKILHLNDAKGDIGCNLDRHYHLGLGGIGEKGISAIVKFANKKKIPIVLETPIDDDRDDFENIRKAKEFA; from the coding sequence ATGCAAATTGGCTGTCATGTATCAATTTCAGGTTCAATTGACAAAGCAATAGATAATGCAATTGAGAGAGAGTGTTCTGCCTTTCAAATCTTTACTAGAAATCCACGCGGATGGAATGCAAAAGATCTTACTAAAGAGGATGTTACTAAATTCAAATCAAAATTAAAAGAAAGTAAAATTGATAGATTTGCAACTTGTGCACATATGCCATATTTACCAAATTTAGCTACTCCAAAAGATGATGGGTTTAAAAAATCAGTAAAAATTCTGATAGATGAGGTTAACAGATGTGCACAATTAGGAATTCCATACTTGGTGACACATCTTGGTAGTCATTTGGGAACAGGTGAAGAAGCTGGAATAAAGAGATTGGTTGAGGGATTAACAATGGCAGGAAAAACAAACAATGATGTAATGATTTTGTTAGAAAATACAGCTGGACAAAAGAATTCTGTTGGTTCAGATTTCAAACAACTCGGCGAGATATTCAAAAAGTTGAAACCTAAAAAAAAATTTGGGGTATGTTTAGATTCATGCCATGCATTTGTTTCAGGATATGATTTGAGAACTGAACAAGCAGTCAAAAAGACTTTTGTAGAATTTGATAAATATGTAGGAATAGATAATTTAAAAATTCTTCATTTAAACGATGCAAAAGGAGACATTGGATGTAACCTCGATAGACATTATCACTTAGGATTAGGAGGAATTGGTGAGAAAGGAATTTCAGCTATTGTAAAGTTTGCAAATAAGAAAAAAATTCCAATTGTTTTAGAAACTCCCATAGATGATGATAGAGATGATTTTGAGAATATTAGAAAGGCAAAAGAATTTGCGTAG
- the glyS gene encoding glycine--tRNA ligase yields the protein MDYETVMKLALERGFYFPSCEVYADAQAGFWEYGPTGVGLKNKFLELWRRELIRRDGMLEIDGSQIMSKSVFEASGHLGNFADPIIKCTKCNSTFRADRTIAEITQIEIPESANLEEFDNAINQNNIKCPKCKGNFEKTKNFNMMFKVGIGPEEEEAYLRPETCQSIFVDFPRLYKTMRGKLPLGIAQVGKSFRNEIAPRQSLLRLREFYQAEIEVFCNPSKLEEVKKFTEIQDTIIRIQTDSKPVAMTCKDAIDSGIIPNKFVAYYLGILTEFYEKTGIDISKSRFRKLGDKEKAFYAEVAFDFEVETTIGWLELVACNYRSDYDLSSHANKSKEKFEVMDNDDKVLPHVFEISMGIDRSLYTILEHSLKDDKEHERVVLSLKPYLSPIHVGILSLVKKDGLKEKTDEIYLSVKRKFDAFLDHSGAIGRRYRRLDEIGAPFAVTVDHQTLDDDTVTIRKRDSMEQTRIKISELDSILIESVAYP from the coding sequence ATGGACTATGAAACAGTGATGAAATTAGCACTTGAACGTGGATTTTATTTTCCTAGTTGTGAGGTTTATGCCGATGCACAAGCTGGGTTTTGGGAATACGGGCCAACAGGTGTTGGTTTGAAAAATAAATTTTTAGAGTTGTGGAGACGAGAATTGATCAGAAGAGATGGAATGCTTGAGATTGATGGTTCTCAGATAATGTCAAAATCAGTTTTTGAAGCTTCAGGGCATTTAGGAAATTTTGCCGATCCAATAATAAAATGTACAAAATGCAATTCCACATTTAGAGCTGATAGAACTATTGCAGAAATTACTCAAATTGAAATACCTGAAAGTGCAAATTTGGAAGAATTCGATAATGCAATTAATCAAAATAATATAAAATGTCCAAAATGTAAAGGAAATTTTGAAAAGACAAAAAATTTCAATATGATGTTTAAAGTAGGAATTGGGCCTGAAGAGGAAGAAGCATATCTCAGGCCAGAGACGTGTCAATCAATCTTTGTTGATTTTCCTAGATTATACAAAACTATGAGAGGAAAACTTCCACTAGGAATTGCACAAGTTGGTAAAAGTTTTAGGAATGAAATTGCTCCAAGACAAAGTCTTTTACGATTAAGAGAATTTTATCAGGCAGAAATTGAAGTATTTTGTAATCCTTCTAAACTAGAAGAGGTCAAAAAATTTACAGAAATTCAAGATACGATAATCAGAATCCAAACAGATTCAAAACCAGTTGCTATGACATGTAAAGATGCAATTGATTCGGGAATCATCCCCAACAAATTTGTGGCATATTATTTAGGAATACTGACTGAATTTTATGAAAAAACTGGAATTGATATATCAAAAAGTAGATTCAGAAAATTAGGAGATAAAGAAAAAGCATTCTATGCTGAAGTTGCTTTTGACTTTGAGGTCGAAACAACAATAGGATGGTTAGAATTAGTTGCATGTAATTATAGATCAGATTATGATTTATCCAGTCACGCAAATAAAAGTAAGGAAAAATTTGAAGTTATGGATAATGATGATAAAGTCTTACCACATGTATTCGAAATTTCAATGGGTATTGATAGAAGTCTTTACACAATATTAGAACATTCGTTAAAAGATGATAAAGAACATGAAAGAGTGGTTTTATCACTAAAGCCATATCTTTCACCAATACATGTAGGAATTTTATCATTAGTGAAAAAAGATGGATTAAAAGAGAAAACAGATGAGATTTACCTATCCGTAAAAAGAAAATTTGATGCATTTCTAGATCACTCAGGAGCAATCGGTAGAAGATATCGAAGGCTAGATGAGATCGGAGCTCCATTTGCAGTCACAGTTGATCATCAAACGTTAGATGACGATACAGTCACAATTAGAAAAAGAGATTCTATGGAACAAACTAGAATAAAAATTTCTGAATTAGATTCAATTCTTATAGAATCTGTTGCATATCCATAA